One window from the genome of Streptomyces sp. NBC_00287 encodes:
- a CDS encoding DUF5988 family protein has protein sequence MNDTEKVLLEGGPDDLPERIVPPPAPGPDVKIKLRGGYEHFRPTSRADNTPQGRLPVYEWWERTEIAE, from the coding sequence ATGAACGACACGGAGAAAGTGCTTCTCGAAGGCGGCCCGGACGACCTGCCCGAGCGCATCGTCCCGCCCCCGGCCCCGGGGCCCGATGTGAAGATCAAGCTCCGCGGCGGCTACGAACACTTCCGCCCGACATCACGCGCCGACAACACCCCACAGGGCCGACTGCCGGTCTACGAGTGGTGGGAGCGCACGGAGATCGCCGAGTAG
- a CDS encoding purple acid phosphatase family protein — MDLPDIGIPPQLARRMSMAEQYEYARTKLTRRRALVTAGAVAGGLLTGCSGSDTATPKSSATTEVPGSAVTPFGRHLAFGADPRTQMRISWQVPAAVKKPYIRIGARPDELGRKVEAEIRDLHTPGVQGVRPALEQYYVHAALDDLLPGTTYYYGVGHDGFDPASAPHRSTVSSFRTAPANPESFVFTAFGDQGVSDAAEASDQLLLRQDPAFHLHAGDICYANVKGRGETSDGYDPGFWDLFLKQNEPVAKTVPWMVTTGNHDMEAWYSPDGYGGQLARFSLPDSGFDPRTAPGVYSFVYGNVGFVALDANDVSYEIPANLGHTQGRQTKWLDERLRELRASAAVDFVVVFFHHCTYSTSSHASDGGVRAEWLPLFAEHQVDLVINGHNHVYERTDAIKNGEVGRPVPIGAATDPSRDGIVYVTAGGGGKDLYGFPAGVAESYEGRVQDVESVDTFQWTKSRSAKHETVEWSRVRYRGFSVLKVEAESGARPRLKVSALAHDGKRIDHFEVRRGA, encoded by the coding sequence ATGGACCTCCCCGACATCGGTATTCCGCCGCAGCTCGCGCGCCGGATGAGCATGGCCGAGCAGTACGAGTACGCGCGCACGAAGCTGACCCGGCGCCGCGCGCTGGTGACGGCGGGCGCGGTGGCGGGCGGTCTGCTGACCGGATGCTCGGGTTCGGACACCGCCACGCCGAAGTCCTCCGCGACCACCGAGGTCCCCGGCTCGGCGGTCACGCCCTTCGGCCGCCACCTCGCCTTCGGCGCCGACCCGCGCACCCAGATGCGGATCTCCTGGCAGGTCCCGGCCGCGGTGAAGAAGCCGTACATACGCATCGGTGCACGCCCCGACGAACTGGGCCGCAAGGTGGAGGCCGAGATCCGCGATCTGCACACGCCGGGCGTGCAGGGGGTGCGGCCGGCGCTGGAGCAGTACTACGTCCACGCGGCGCTGGACGACCTGCTGCCCGGCACGACGTACTACTACGGCGTGGGCCACGACGGCTTCGACCCCGCCTCCGCCCCGCACCGCTCGACGGTCTCCTCCTTCCGTACGGCGCCGGCGAACCCGGAGTCCTTCGTGTTCACGGCCTTCGGCGACCAGGGCGTCAGCGACGCGGCCGAGGCGAGCGACCAGCTGTTGCTGCGTCAGGACCCGGCCTTCCATCTGCACGCCGGTGACATCTGCTACGCCAACGTCAAGGGCCGGGGCGAGACTTCGGACGGCTACGACCCCGGGTTCTGGGATCTGTTCCTCAAGCAGAACGAGCCGGTCGCGAAGACCGTGCCGTGGATGGTGACGACCGGCAACCACGACATGGAGGCCTGGTACTCACCGGACGGCTATGGCGGCCAGTTGGCCCGCTTCAGCCTCCCGGACAGCGGCTTCGACCCGCGTACGGCACCCGGGGTGTACTCCTTCGTCTACGGCAACGTCGGCTTCGTGGCGCTGGACGCGAACGACGTGTCGTACGAGATCCCGGCGAACCTCGGACACACGCAGGGCCGCCAGACGAAGTGGCTGGATGAGCGCCTGCGCGAGCTACGGGCCTCGGCGGCGGTGGACTTCGTCGTGGTCTTCTTCCACCACTGCACGTACTCGACTTCGTCGCACGCCTCGGACGGCGGGGTGCGGGCGGAGTGGCTGCCGCTGTTCGCCGAGCACCAGGTGGATCTGGTGATCAACGGCCACAACCACGTCTACGAGCGGACCGACGCCATCAAGAACGGCGAGGTGGGCCGCCCGGTGCCGATCGGCGCGGCCACGGACCCGTCGCGGGACGGCATCGTGTACGTCACGGCCGGCGGGGGCGGCAAGGATCTGTACGGCTTCCCGGCGGGCGTGGCGGAGAGCTACGAGGGCCGCGTCCAGGACGTCGAGTCGGTGGACACCTTCCAGTGGACCAAGTCACGGTCCGCGAAGCACGAGACCGTGGAGTGGTCGCGGGTGCGCTACCGGGGCTTCTCGGTCCTGAAGGTGGAGGCGGAGAGCGGCGCGCGGCCACGCCTCAAGGTGTCGGCACTGGCTCACGACGGGAAGCGCATCGACCATTTCGAGGTGCGGCGCGGAGCATGA
- a CDS encoding 3-isopropylmalate dehydrogenase, whose protein sequence is MSRSLNLAVIPGDGIGQEVVAEGLKVLSAVLPQDVKLETKEYDFGAQRYHATGETLTDADAEALKKHDAILLGAIGDPSVPSGVLERGFLLKLRFLFDHHVNLRPSKLLPGVATPLAGEPSIDFVVVREGTEGPYTGNGGTIRKGTPHEVATEVSVNTAFGVERVVRDAFARAQARPRKKLALIHKNNVLTFAGHLWTNIFNKVAEEFPDVTTEYMHVDAATIYLVTQPERFDVIVTDNLFGDIITDLAAAVSGGIGVAASGNINPSGEFPSMFEPVHGSAPDIAGQGKADPTATVLSVALLLRHLGYEAEAARIDEAVSVDLAERTGKPARSTAEIGDALAVRVAG, encoded by the coding sequence ATGTCTCGCAGCCTCAATCTCGCAGTGATCCCCGGTGACGGCATCGGCCAGGAGGTCGTGGCCGAAGGTCTCAAGGTCCTCTCCGCCGTCCTTCCGCAGGATGTGAAGCTGGAGACCAAGGAGTACGACTTCGGCGCCCAGCGCTACCACGCCACCGGTGAGACCCTCACCGACGCCGACGCCGAGGCGCTGAAGAAGCACGACGCCATCCTGCTCGGCGCGATCGGTGACCCCTCGGTCCCGTCCGGCGTCCTCGAGCGCGGCTTCCTGCTCAAGCTCCGCTTCCTCTTCGACCACCACGTCAACCTGCGTCCGTCGAAGCTCCTTCCGGGTGTCGCCACCCCGCTGGCGGGCGAGCCGTCGATCGACTTCGTCGTCGTCCGCGAGGGCACCGAGGGCCCCTACACCGGCAACGGCGGCACCATCCGCAAGGGCACCCCGCACGAGGTCGCCACCGAGGTCTCCGTGAACACGGCCTTCGGTGTCGAGCGGGTCGTCCGGGACGCCTTCGCCCGTGCCCAGGCCCGGCCGCGCAAGAAGCTCGCGCTGATCCACAAGAACAACGTGCTGACCTTCGCCGGTCACCTGTGGACGAACATCTTCAACAAGGTGGCCGAGGAGTTCCCCGACGTCACCACCGAGTACATGCACGTCGACGCGGCGACCATCTACCTGGTCACCCAGCCCGAGCGCTTCGACGTCATCGTCACCGACAACCTCTTCGGCGACATCATCACCGACCTCGCCGCGGCCGTCTCCGGCGGCATCGGCGTCGCCGCGAGCGGGAACATCAACCCGAGCGGCGAGTTCCCGTCCATGTTCGAGCCCGTGCACGGCTCGGCCCCGGACATCGCGGGCCAGGGCAAGGCCGACCCCACCGCCACGGTCCTGTCCGTCGCCCTGCTGCTGCGCCACCTCGGCTACGAGGCCGAGGCCGCCCGTATCGACGAAGCGGTCTCCGTCGACCTCGCCGAGCGCACCGGCAAGCCCGCCCGCTCCACCGCGGAGATCGGCGACGCGCTCGCGGTACGCGTAGCCGGCTGA
- a CDS encoding branched-chain amino acid aminotransferase, which produces MTTPTIELKPSASPLSDAERAALLANPGFGRHFTDHMVTIKWTEGRGWHDGQLVPYAAISLDPASMVLHYAQEIFEGLKAYRQPDGSVATFRPDKNAKRFQASARRLGMPELPVETFIEACDALVKQDEAWVPAHGGEESLYLRPFMIATEVGLGVKPANDYLFLVIASPAGAYFPGGVQPVSIWVSEDHVRAVPGGMGDAKTGGNYAASLLAQAEAAAKGCAQVCYLDAVERKWVEELGGMNLYFVYGNKIITPTLTGSILEGVTRDSLLSVARDLGYEAEEGRISVDQWQRDSENGTLTEVFACGTAAVITPVGTVKRTGAEWTQSGGEPGEVTLRLRQALLDIQRGTAVDQHGWMHPLG; this is translated from the coding sequence ATGACGACGCCCACGATCGAGCTCAAGCCCTCGGCCTCGCCACTCTCCGATGCCGAGCGCGCGGCACTGCTGGCCAACCCGGGGTTCGGCCGCCACTTCACCGACCACATGGTGACCATCAAGTGGACCGAAGGCCGCGGCTGGCACGACGGCCAGCTCGTCCCGTACGCGGCGATCTCCCTCGACCCGGCCAGCATGGTCCTGCACTACGCGCAGGAGATCTTCGAGGGCCTCAAGGCCTATCGCCAGCCCGACGGCTCCGTCGCCACCTTCCGCCCGGACAAGAACGCCAAGCGCTTCCAGGCCTCCGCCCGCCGCCTCGGTATGCCCGAGCTTCCGGTCGAGACGTTCATCGAGGCCTGCGACGCGCTGGTCAAGCAGGACGAGGCCTGGGTCCCGGCGCACGGCGGCGAGGAGTCCCTCTACCTGCGTCCGTTCATGATCGCGACCGAGGTCGGGCTCGGGGTGAAGCCGGCCAACGACTATCTGTTCCTCGTCATCGCCTCCCCGGCCGGCGCCTACTTCCCGGGCGGCGTCCAGCCGGTCTCCATCTGGGTCTCCGAGGACCACGTCCGCGCGGTGCCCGGTGGCATGGGCGACGCGAAGACCGGCGGCAACTACGCCGCGTCGCTGCTCGCGCAGGCGGAGGCCGCGGCGAAGGGGTGCGCACAGGTCTGCTACCTCGACGCGGTCGAGCGCAAGTGGGTCGAGGAACTCGGCGGGATGAACCTGTACTTCGTGTACGGCAACAAGATCATCACCCCGACCCTCACCGGGTCCATCCTGGAGGGCGTCACCCGTGACTCCCTGCTCTCCGTCGCCCGTGACCTCGGGTACGAGGCAGAGGAGGGCCGGATCTCCGTCGACCAGTGGCAGCGGGACTCCGAGAACGGCACGCTGACCGAGGTGTTCGCCTGCGGTACGGCGGCGGTGATCACGCCGGTCGGCACGGTGAAGCGGACCGGGGCGGAGTGGACGCAGTCGGGCGGGGAGCCCGGCGAGGTCACGCTGCGACTTCGCCAGGCTCTGCTCGACATCCAGCGAGGCACTGCCGTGGACCAGCACGGGTGGATGCACCCTCTGGGTTAA
- a CDS encoding cytosine permease, translated as MRVEQRGVDTIPDEERTSGPRDLVSILVGSNLCLGVIVFGWLPPSFGLGWWASVSSILVGTAVGTALTAPLALISLRTATNLSTSSGAQFGVRGRLVGSVVGLLLALGYTALTVWIGGNVMLGVLTRLFGIPADDLSYGLVYGLLAAATVAGAVYGYRVLLAMSRVLAVGMTALLLLGVFAYAPDFTTSALPEAGGYLLGGFWPTWLLATVAAGLSGPIAFITLLGDYTRYISPARHSSRKVLHATWLGLALGLLIPQLFGTFTAYAARAALDYAGPLVDAAPTWYLIPLLLAASAGSVGNAGLMLYSMGLDLDAILPRASRATATYTVAVVATVCVFVGHYASTAQDAMTSFVLLLTAIGTPWAVITLIGFARCRGQYDAQALQVFNRRSRGGIYWFRGGWNIPATVSWALGATVGVLAVALPSYEGPLVAVTGGVDCSFLLSGLVAGVAYALLTPGIEAAGVALPARPAFEDEAV; from the coding sequence ATGCGGGTGGAACAGCGGGGAGTCGACACCATCCCCGACGAGGAACGCACCAGCGGGCCCCGTGACCTCGTCTCGATCCTGGTCGGGTCGAACCTCTGCCTGGGTGTGATCGTCTTCGGCTGGCTGCCGCCGTCCTTCGGCCTCGGCTGGTGGGCATCGGTGAGCTCGATCCTGGTGGGCACCGCCGTCGGTACGGCCCTGACCGCCCCGCTCGCCCTGATCTCCCTGCGCACGGCGACGAACCTGTCCACCTCTTCCGGCGCCCAGTTCGGCGTCCGCGGCCGACTGGTCGGCTCGGTGGTCGGCCTCCTGCTGGCCCTCGGCTACACCGCGCTGACCGTATGGATCGGCGGCAATGTGATGCTCGGCGTCCTGACCCGCCTGTTCGGCATCCCCGCCGATGACCTCTCCTACGGCCTCGTCTACGGCCTGCTCGCGGCGGCGACGGTCGCGGGCGCGGTCTACGGCTATCGCGTACTGCTCGCCATGTCCCGCGTCCTCGCGGTCGGCATGACGGCCCTGCTGCTGCTCGGCGTCTTCGCCTACGCCCCGGACTTCACCACCTCCGCGCTCCCCGAGGCCGGCGGCTATCTGCTGGGCGGGTTCTGGCCGACATGGCTGCTCGCGACGGTGGCCGCGGGCCTGTCGGGCCCGATCGCCTTCATCACGCTGCTCGGCGACTACACCCGCTACATCTCCCCGGCCCGCCACTCCTCCCGCAAGGTCCTGCACGCGACCTGGCTCGGCCTCGCCCTCGGCCTGCTGATCCCCCAGCTCTTCGGCACCTTCACGGCGTACGCGGCCCGCGCGGCCCTCGACTACGCCGGTCCCCTGGTGGACGCGGCGCCCACCTGGTACCTCATCCCCCTGCTGCTCGCCGCCTCCGCCGGCTCGGTCGGCAACGCCGGTCTGATGCTGTACTCCATGGGCCTCGACCTGGACGCCATCCTGCCGCGCGCCTCCCGGGCCACGGCCACCTACACGGTCGCGGTCGTCGCCACGGTCTGCGTCTTCGTCGGCCACTACGCCTCGACGGCCCAGGACGCGATGACGTCCTTCGTCCTCCTGCTGACGGCGATCGGCACGCCCTGGGCGGTGATCACACTGATCGGCTTCGCCCGCTGTCGCGGACAGTACGACGCGCAGGCCCTCCAGGTCTTCAACCGCCGCTCACGGGGCGGGATCTACTGGTTCCGGGGCGGCTGGAACATCCCGGCGACAGTGTCCTGGGCGCTGGGGGCGACGGTCGGGGTGCTCGCGGTGGCGCTGCCGTCGTACGAGGGGCCGTTGGTGGCGGTGACGGGTGGGGTGGACTGCAGTTTCCTGCTGTCGGGGCTGGTGGCGGGTGTGGCGTACGCGCTGCTGACGCCGGGCATTGAGGCGGCGGGGGTCGCCCTTCCAGCCCGTCCGGCGTTTGAGGACGAGGCCGTTTAG
- the ureA gene encoding urease subunit gamma has translation MRLTPTERDRLLLFGAAELARARRSRGLRLNVPEATALIADTVCEAARDGLRLAEAIERARSVLGPHDVLPGVADVVTEVHVEAVFDDGSRLAVVSDPIGGGLGNTAPGALLPGPEHAEPEPAVRLTVTNTATVPVSVTSHFHFFEANPRLDFVREQAYGMRLAVPAGSSVRFGPGESLEVGLVPIGGARVAIGFAGLVDGPLDAPGAREEALRRAAACGYLGISDIQEVVR, from the coding sequence ATGCGGCTCACGCCCACCGAACGCGACCGGCTGCTGCTCTTCGGGGCCGCCGAACTGGCCCGGGCGCGGCGCTCCCGAGGGCTCCGGCTGAATGTCCCGGAGGCCACCGCGCTGATCGCGGACACCGTGTGCGAGGCCGCCCGGGACGGGCTGCGGCTCGCCGAGGCGATCGAGCGCGCCCGCTCGGTCCTCGGCCCCCACGACGTCCTGCCGGGCGTCGCGGACGTGGTCACCGAGGTGCATGTCGAGGCCGTCTTCGACGACGGTTCACGGCTCGCCGTCGTCAGCGACCCCATCGGGGGCGGGCTCGGCAACACGGCTCCCGGTGCGCTGCTGCCCGGTCCCGAGCACGCCGAGCCGGAGCCGGCCGTACGGCTCACGGTGACCAACACCGCCACCGTGCCCGTCTCCGTCACCTCCCACTTCCACTTCTTCGAGGCCAACCCGCGCCTGGACTTCGTACGGGAGCAGGCCTACGGCATGCGGCTCGCCGTGCCCGCCGGTTCCTCGGTCCGGTTCGGCCCCGGGGAGTCGCTGGAGGTCGGACTCGTGCCGATCGGCGGCGCCCGGGTCGCCATCGGCTTCGCCGGGCTCGTCGACGGACCGCTGGACGCGCCCGGCGCCCGCGAGGAGGCGCTGCGTCGCGCCGCCGCCTGCGGCTACCTCGGCATATCGGACATACAGGAGGTCGTGCGATGA